GACGCCGACGCGATCCTGCAGCTCTACCGGGAGGTCGACGACGTCGACGTCCGCGAGCAGGCGGTCTTCGCGCTCAGCCAGCTCGGCACGCGCGACGCCACGGCCGCACTGATCGACATCGCCCGCGACACCGACGACCGCGAGCTGCGCGAGAAGGCCGTGTTCTGGCTCGGCCAGTCGAGCGATCCCGAGGCCCGCGACTTCCTGGCCGACCTGATCGGGGAGGACTTCTGATGCGCAGGCTCTGCATCCTCGCACTGTTCTTGATCTGCACCGGTGCCCAGGCCGCCACCCTGGCCGACGCCATCGCGACCGCCGACGACGGTTGGCTCCACCTGCAGTACGCGACACGCGAAGGCGTGCGCGGCAACGGTCACGATCTCACGATCGACGGCAGCGACAACTGGACGCGGAACCTGGACGACGGCCCCGCCTACGTGCAGCTCCGCGTCCGCGACGGCCGCGTGGTCGACGTCGACGTCACGGTCGGGGGCCGTGCGCCCCGCGTGCGCGACGGCGAGCTCGACCTCGGAACCGTCGACCCGATCGAGGCAGCCATCGCTCTCCTCGGCGTTGCCGAAGAAGCGACCACCGACGACGTCGAGGACGCGATCCTGGGCGCGGTGATCGCCGA
The Candidatus Krumholzibacteriia bacterium genome window above contains:
- a CDS encoding HEAT repeat domain-containing protein — translated: MRRLCILALFLICTGAQAATLADAIATADDGWLHLQYATREGVRGNGHDLTIDGSDNWTRNLDDGPAYVQLRVRDGRVVDVDVTVGGRAPRVRDGELDLGTVDPIEAAIALLGVAEEATTDDVEDAILGAVIAEGFDQHGRLFAIARDGDRPHDLRRSAVFWLGQAAGERATEHLTAIVDDDDTELSVREHAIFALSQRPIDECLEPLRRVATTSRHPQLREKAFFWLAQHDDPRVLDLFEDVLLSKN